One segment of Herbaspirillum hiltneri N3 DNA contains the following:
- a CDS encoding FKBP-type peptidyl-prolyl cis-trans isomerase, protein MKIAKNTVVSVNYKLSDAQGVLIEESRDPMVYLHGGYENTLPKIEEALDGKEAGYSVTIQVEPVDAFGEYDAELVKIEPKNRLPSPIEVGMQFEGSPDDENEASVIFTVTEIADDKVVLDGNHPLAGIALRFDLSVSEVRAATEEEVQHQHVHGPHGHHHHGHDHGDDEGEEGDHFRSHPVH, encoded by the coding sequence ATGAAGATTGCCAAAAATACCGTAGTTTCCGTCAACTACAAGCTCTCCGACGCCCAGGGCGTACTGATCGAAGAAAGCCGCGACCCGATGGTCTACCTCCACGGCGGCTACGAAAACACGCTGCCCAAGATCGAGGAAGCACTGGACGGCAAGGAAGCCGGCTACAGCGTCACGATCCAGGTCGAACCGGTCGACGCCTTCGGCGAATACGACGCCGAACTGGTCAAGATCGAACCGAAGAATCGCCTGCCATCGCCGATCGAAGTCGGCATGCAGTTCGAAGGTTCGCCGGACGACGAAAACGAAGCATCGGTCATCTTTACCGTCACTGAAATCGCCGACGACAAGGTCGTCCTCGACGGCAACCATCCGCTGGCCGGCATCGCACTGCGTTTCGACCTGAGCGTCTCCGAAGTGCGCGCCGCTACGGAAGAGGAAGTGCAGCACCAGCACGTGCACGGTCCGCACGGCCACCACCACCATGGCCACGATCACGGCGATGATGAGGGCGAGGAAGGCGATCACTTCCGCAGCCATCCGGTGCATTGA